A segment of the Luteolibacter sp. Y139 genome:
GGAATTGGTCCATGCTCAACGTTTCCAGCATTTCTCCGGATACCCAAGTGATCTGACTACCGTCAGGCGACAAATGCACGAGAACCCGGTCCACGCAGTCACTGATCGGAAATCGAATCTCAGCGGGCTCTTCGTAATCGTTTGGCTCCAGACACCAGTAGAGCCCATCGGCGGAAATCGAATCATCGGAAGCCTCCAATGAGCTTAAAATTGTATCCACAAAGCGAGGGACTCTGCCTGCATCCCCGTCACTCGCCACACCCCGCTCCAAATTGTCCAAATGGACGAGGCAGCGACCTTCGGCAGCGTCAATCACGTAGCCATTGGATTCAGCATCCACGGAGAAGCGCAGCCCTCTTCGGGTCAGCTCACCCTCAAATAGCGTTCGAACATCCATGATGGTCAGTGGCGTCTATCTCAACTCATTCATCGGATCGCTACAAAGACGCCGCGGAATCCGAGGCAGACCTGGCCCTCTTGCTCGATGGTTACCTCCAGAGTGATGCGCGCCTTGCCAGCCTTCGAGAAAGTCGAGCGGAAGGCCGAAAGCTTGGCTTCCACCGGCCTTTTGCAGATCGCCCGCAGCGTGCTCCGCACCGGGTACCGGTAGTCGAGTTCGCTGCGACGGATCACCACGTGGGCATCGCGATCATCAAGCGCGTGCCAGAGGCAGGCATAGCCAGTGAGCGTTGCAAGCGCGGCGAGGCTTCCGCCGAACGCGGTGCCGAGGTGGTTGTGATTCGGCTCCAGCGGTGCGGTGAGGATGAAGGCCTCCCCTTCCGACGACTCGACCCGCACGCCCATGGCTTGGGCGAGCGGGATCTTCTCGTGCAGGAAGGCCTCGATCTCCGCGGGGCTCATCACTCGTCGAGTTCGCGGATGCGCTCCACATGGCGACCGCCTTCGAAGTCGGTGGTCAGGAAAGCATCGACGATGGCGATGGCGGTGCGCAGGTCGATGACCCGCTCGCCGAGGGAAAGGACGTTGGCGTCATTGTGCTGACGACCGAGCTTGGCGGTTTCCACGCTCCAGCATAGGGCGCAGCGGACGCCCTTGATCCGGTTCGCCGCCATGGCCTCGCCATTGCCGGAGCCGCCGAGCACGATGCCGCGGTCGTAGGTTCCAGCCGCCACGCCCTCGGCGACCTCACGGATAAAGGGAACGTAAGAGACCGGGGCTTCCGAGTCGGTGCCGACATCGATCACGGTGATGTCTTTGGCGCGGAGCTGGGCGATGATTTCCCGCTTGTAGGTGAAGCCGGCGTGGTCGGATCCGATGGCGATTTTCATGGGTAGGACAGCAGTACACGGGCGTGCCGCTTCCTCACGGGCGGCGACTCCCGATCCCCTAACAATGCATCCTTACCCCGGCTTGCCAAGCCGCCATCCGTACATAGGCCGCACCGGCACCTCCGTCAGATCACATGTCCCCCCCGGGCCAGAGGTTAAAGACGGTAGGTGTCGGTGCTGATGGAACCATGCCTTAACATGAGCCCGCCGTCCATCCGACCACGGCCCGATTTACTTGGCTAAATGCCCGGACAACCCTGTAAGGGTCAGCCCCTACCCCCTACTCATTGGGATGGTCCCGCCGCCACGCAATCGCCTGGCGCAGAAGCTCCGAAGCGTCTTTCAGCTCCAGCTTTTCCTTGATGCGAGTCCGGTAGGTTTCAACCGTCTTCACATCGAGGCCCAGCTGCTCGGCGATCTGCCGGGTGCCGAAACCTTCGCCGACCAGGCCGAAAACCTGCAGCTCGCGATCGGAAAGAACGTCGAGCGAGCGCACCGCTCCCTTGGTCTTTCCCAGCATGCGGGACAGGATCTCGGCGGACAGCTCTTCGCTGAGGAAAACCTTGCCCGCCATGACCTGGCGGATGGCGTCGAGGATCTTGCGGGTGGCCTCCTGCTTGGTGATGTAACCGTGGGCGCCGGCGCGGATCACCCGCTCGGCGTAGAGGTTTTCATCCTGCATCGAGAGCACCAGGATCAGCAGCTCCGGATACATCACGCGCAGGTCCTTGATCAGATCGAGGCCGTTCGAGCGCTTGAGGGTCAGATCGACAATGGCGAGCCGCGGCTTCTCCCGCTCGACCACCTCCAGCGCGCCAGCGCGATCCTCAGCCTCGCCGCAAATGGACAGGTCGGGCTCGCGATTGATCACTTCCGCGAGGCGCTCGCGGACCATCGGATGATCGTCCACGAGGACGATGCGGGCCTGGTCGTTTGCAGTGGAAGTCATCAGCCGATTGTTGACGGGGGAGATGAAACACAACGAACGAGGGTGCCACCATCTTTTCCCGAAGAGATATTCATTTCCGCACCGATCGTTCGCGCCCGGTAGTCCATGGTATGAAGGCCCATGCCTCCGCCACGGCTGCTGTTGCCGATGCCGTGGCCATCGTCCTCCACCATCAGGTCGAAGTCGCCGCCATTGCTTGAGAAGCGAATCATGATCATCGAGGCGGAAGCATGCTTGACCGCGTTGCTCAGCGCTTCCTGGGCAATGCGGTAGAGGTGAATGGCATAGGCCTTGTCGAGACTTGATGGCTTTCCAGAGACCTCGGCGATGCAGCGGATGCCGGTGTGCTTCGAGGTGCTGCGGGCGAGATCGCGCAGCGCCGTCTCGAGTCCCTCCTCCTCCAGCGGCACCGGATGAAGGCCTTTCGCAATGTCCCGCGCCTGGCCGATCGACTCGTCGATCGATTTCGCGATCCGCTCCGCCTGAACAGCCTCGGGCGCTGCCTTGTCCTCCAGGCTACGCTGGAGCAGTGCGGCGGAAAAGGCGGTCGCCACCAGCTGCTGGCAAAGGCCATCGTGCAGATCCTGGCCGATGCGCGCCTGCTCGGATTCCCGTGCGTCGAGGATGCGGCGCTCCAGTTTCAAACGCTCCTTCACCTCGTCTTCCAGCCGCGCGGTGCGGTCGTGAACGCGAGCCTCTAGGGTCTCATTGAGCTTTCTCAGCGAAATCACCAGCCATACCGGAACCATCAGCACCCCAAACCGCAGCATGACATTCCAGTAAGGCACATACACCGGAACCTCAGGCCCCGAGGTCACCAGGTCCGCATACAAGGAGACCCACGTGGCCACGATGGAGAACACGATGCTGGTGCGGGCGCTGGCATGACGAGTCACCAGAAGGATCGGCAGCATGTAGAAAAACGCGCTGCCGAGCTGCGGCTCGATCCGCATATCGACCGCCCCGATGGCCGCGACCACCAGGGACCCGATCAGCACCACCTGCCACGGCTTGGAGGGAAGAGTCACTGCGCGCCGCTTTCCGCTGTTTCCGTGGACCACCATTTCGAGAGACAGGCACCCGCGATGTCCGGAATCGCGAGGCCGGATTCGGAGTAGTGCGAGCTGTCATTGAAAAGCATCAATCGTGCCCGCACCGGGTCCTTGAAATCGACGATATTCAGCGCGGCGGGATCTTGATCGAGATTGTCCCGGTAGCGCCGGGGATCGAAGCCGAGCAGCGAGCTGAGCAGGAGCCGGATCGTCGCCTTGTGGGACACGACGATCACTGGCTTGCCCTGATGGTTCTTCACGATATCGAGCAGCGCGGGCAAGGCACGCGCGGTGACTTCCAAGCCGGTCTCGCCGCCGGGTGGTGCGTAGGTGAAGGGGTCGCGGTCCCATGCGGTGACTTCCTCGGGGTAGGCCTGCTCGACTTCCCTGCGGGTCAGCTGCTCCCAGTGACCGTGGGAGATTTCCTTCAGGCCATCGCGCGCGACCACTTTCGAACCGTGAGGCGCAGCGAGGATGCTCGCCGTTTCCATCGTGCGTCCCAGCGGCGAGGCATAGACGGCATCGACCGGGATCAAGCTCAGGCGTTCGGCAAGGCGGCGGACTTGCGTCCTGCCCTCATCGGAGAGCTCGACGTCGGTCGATCCGGCGAAGCGGTCCTCGGCAGTGAGGACCGTGGCCCCGTGGCGGATCAGGAAAATGCGGGTGATGGACATGCCCCATCAGGGGACGCGATCAAGCGCCCTTGTTCCAGCCGGAAATCCGTTCACTCAGCCATGCAATCTCCTCCGGGAAGACCGTGTGGTCGTAGCCGCGGAAGATCTGCTTGGTGAGCGCCGCATTCGAGCGGGAGAGAATGCCTGCGCTTTCCTCGACGAACGGCAAAGGGATGTGCGGGTCGTGGTCGGCGCAGGCGAGCAGCACTGGCGTTTGCAACAGATCCGTTGGCTTCCGCGCAATCCCCTGCGGTCCGATCAAGGCGCTGCTCATTCCGGCGACAAGGCCGTAGCGCCGCGGATTGCGGTGGGCATACTCCAGCGCGAGACAGCCGCCTTGAGAAAAGCCGGCGATGCCGATGCGTTCATCCGGGATACCGGCCGCGCGCGCTTCGTTCACGAGCTGATCCACCAGCGCAAGCCCGCTGGAAAGCCATGGCTCGTTTTCCTCCAGCGGCACGAAGAAGCGCTGCGGATACCACGTGAACTGGGTGGCCTGGGGCGCGAGGATCGCAAGATCCTGCGCAGGCAAATAGTCCGCGACGCCAGCGATGTCATGGGCATCGGCACCGCGGCCGTGGATCAGGATCAATACACCAGTGGCATCCGCGAGGGCCTTGCCGCGGCGCAAAGTATGGGAAACATCGTGGATGCTCATGACAAGGAAGCGGCGGATTGGAGCGGAGGAAGGATTTGTTCGATGCGGGCGCGCAGGTGCTCGTGCTGTTTCGGCAGCTTGAGGCCAGTGCCGAGTGAAGCGGGTGCCTCATCGACGGCGAAGCCGGGATTCTCGGTCGCGATCTCGAAGAGAATGCCGCCCTTTTCGCGATAGTAGATCGAGTGGAAGTAGTCGCGATCCATCACCGGCGAGACCTGGTAACCGGACTTGATCAGCTCGTCCTGCTTCTTCAGCTCGGTTTCATCGTCCGGCACACTCCACGCAATGTGATGGATGGTTCCCGAGCCACCGGTCCCACGTGGGCCGGAGCTCTGGATGACATCGGCATAGCGGCCCGAGCCACCGGGTCCGGCTTCGAAGCGGGCACGATCGCCCTCGCGCTTCACCAAGCGGAAGCCCATCTCGATCGACAGCAATCCTTCCGTCAGAGCGGGAAAGGCCACGGTCAGCTCGGCCGTGTGCAGTCCGCGCAAGGCGTGCTCTGCAGGAATGCCTGCGCCCGTCCAGCCGCTGCGGCTGTCATTCGCCACGGCCACGATTTCGACGGGGATCTTGTCGGGATCAACGAAGGCCAGCACTTCTTCACCGAAGCGGTTCTTGCGCTCCACGGCGACACCACGCTTCTCAAGCCTTTCTTGCCAATAGCCGAGTGAGCCTTCCGGCGCGGAGAAGACTAGCGCCGTGGTTTGGCCGCTGCCGACACGACCGCGGGCATCGTGGCCGGGCCAATAGAAGAAGGTCACGATGCTGCCGGGCGTGCCGTTTTCATCGCCGTAGTAAAGATGGTAGGCGGAGGGGTCGTCGAAATTGACGGTCTTTTTCACCATCCGCAGGCCGAGCAAGCCGGCGTAGAAGTCGATGTTCCGCTGCGGGTCGCTCGCGATCGCGGTGACGTGATGGATGCCTGTGATTTCCGGTTTCATGATCGTGTTACTTTTAGAAGATGGGAATGAAGAGTGAACGCCGCACGCCTGCGCTAAGCTGCTTCGTGCGATGGCCGCGGCCCTGCGTGTCTTCCACGAGCAGGAGGTCGCCGCCACCAAACTCACGCACCTCGCCGTCACCGGTTTCAATCGAAATCCGGCCATCTAACAAAACGATCCACTGCTTCCGCGGCGCGGGATGCCAGTCGTAGTCGTAGCTGGAATCCGTTTCGCGGAAGACCACGGCACCGGCGGGCAGATCGGCGGATAGGCGGCCGATCTCGCCGGCGTCATTCAGCGGGATCGCGATGTCCTCGAAGCGGGTGACCCCGTTGGCATCGGCGTGGATTCGGGTGGCGTTCACGGCATGAGACTACCGCATTCCCACGATCCGGGAAATGCCACGTCGGAGGGCTGAGCATGATACCGGGACATGCCCCGCCCTCCGATGGCCATGTGACTTACATTCCAAATCCGCCATCCACCCCGAGCGCGATGCCCGTGGTGAAGCCGGAAAGCGGCGAACACAGGTAGAGCACCGCCTCGGCAACTTCCTCCGGCTTCCCGAAACGGCCCACGGGATGCAGGCCCGTCATGTAGGCCTGCACCTGCGGGTCGCCACGAAGACCGGCGGTCATGTCGGTCTCAATGACGGCCGGACAGACTGCATTGACCCGCACGCCGGATTTCGCGTTCTCAAGTGCCGCGCTCTTGGTCAGTCCTATCACCGCTGACTTGCTCGCGTTGTAGATGGCGCAGTTCGGGATGGGCCGGATGCCGAGCACGGAGGCGTTGTTCACGATGCAACCACCGCCGGACTTCTGGATCGCTGGGATCTGATGCTTGAGGCACAGCGCCACGCCACCGACATTGATCGCGAGTGTTCTCTGGATAATCTCGGCGGTCACTTCCGTGATGGGAGCGCCTTCGAGATGGACGCCCGCGTTGTTGAACGCGAAGTCCAGCCTGCCGAACTTGTCGAGCGTCGTGGAAACGAGGTTTTCGATGTCCGCTTCTTCCGCGATGTCGGTCCGCACGAACAAACCTTTGCCACCGGCTTGCTCGATCAGAGCGACCGACTCCGCACCTTCGCTTTCACGACGACCTGCGACCACGACGCTCGCGCCCTGCGCTGCGAAGGCAATCGCGGTGGCACGCCCGATGCCGGCAGTACCACCGGTGACGATGATGACCTTTCCTGAATGCGTTTTCATCAGTGTGTCGGATCAAGAACGAGCAAACGCCAGCAGATCCGAGTTGAGCTGATCCTTCGCGGTATCGCCGAGGCTATGACCACCGCCCGGGTAGATCTTGAGCTCGGCATTTGGCACCAGCTTCGAGGAGATCATCGCTGAAGCGCCAATCGGCACGATCTGGTCGTCGTCGCCGTGGATGATCAAGGTAGGCACATCGATCTTCTTCAAATCCTCTGTGAAGTCGGTTTCCGAGAATGCCTTGATGCAATCGTAGGCGTTCTTGTGCCCCGACATCATGCCCTGAAGCCACCACGATTGGATGAGGCCTTGCGAGACTTTCGCGCCCGGGCGGTTGAACCCGAAAAATGGACCGCTGGCGACATCGAGGAAGAACTGCGCACGGTCCGCGAGGTAAGCGGCGCGGAAACCATCAAACACTTCCATCGGCAAGCCGCCCGGGTTCGCCGCGGTCTTCAACATGATCGGCGGCACGGCTCCCATGAGAACGGCCTTCTTCACACGCTTCGTGCCATGGCGGCCGATGTAGCGCGCGACTTCGCCACCTCCAGTGGAGTGACCGATCATGACGGCATCCTTCACATCGAGTTGCTCGAAGAGCTCGGCGAGGTCGTCGGCATACTGGTCCATGTGATTGCCGTCCCACGGCTGGCTGGAGCGGCCGTGACCGCGGCGGTCGTGGCCGATGCAGCGGAAGCCGTGTGAGGCGAGGTGGAACATCTGTGCTTCCCACGCATCGGCCGTCAGTGGCCAGCCGTGGCTGAAGGTGACGATGGGGCCGTCCTTCGGGCCCCAATCCTTGTAATAGATGGTGGTGCCGTCCTTGGTGGTAATGGTGCTCATTTCAGTTCTGGGGTTGGGGTTGAATCGGAAAAACTATGCAGAGACAGGTATCGGTGGCGATGCGGATTCGCGCGAATCGGCCTGCGCCGTGGCCCATGACAGCGCGTAGTCGGCGACCTCCTCCCAGCCACTCTCGGCGATGATGTAGTGGCTACGACCGGGGAATTCCTTGAACTCGGTGATCGCGCTGGATCGATACTTGCGGAAATTCTTCCGGTTGAGGGCGGACGGCATGATCACATCCTTCTCGCCTCCAATCAGCAGCAGCGGCGAGCGCTTGTCGTTGGCGAAATCGACAAACGTCGGGGCATTGACCATGAAGTTGGCGAGCGCCGCCTGGAAAATCGCGCGTCCGGATGCGGGGATCGCGACGCTTTCATACGCTTCCCGCACCTCCGTCTCGGAGAGCGTGTTCGCGAAGACTTTCCAAAACTGCCGCAAGGTGAACAGGAACGTACCTCGCAACGTCGCAGGCTTCAGAAATGCGGGTAGTAACGCGAGGTATGTGGAAAGCGGCAAAATGTAGACACCCTTCGGCGGCACCGAATCAATCGCCACGCCGACTGCGCCGAGACCGCGATCGATCAGCACCTGCGTGATCACGCCACCATAGGAATGGCCGATGATGATCGGCGCTTCCGGCAAGCCGCGAATGATCTCCGCGTAATGCTCGATCACTTGTTCCGCGCCCACGCTATTCAGGCTCGAAGCATCGCGGCGCATCGCGGCGGCGTCATCGCTGACACCCGGCCACGCTGGCGTGAGCACCTGATGGCCACGGGATTCATAGTAGCTGCGGAACTTGTCCCAGCAATGCGGGGTCACCCACAGGCCGTGGACCAATACGATGGGGCGTTTCATGGGGAGAAGAAGGAAGGCTCCCCTCCTCATGGGGCTTCTTCTCCTCGCGTGACGGAATTTTTTCCGGAATCACGAATAGGTGCCGAGCACCTGATGCACGCCTTCCACGGCCATGCCGCCTTCGCCGACGGCAGCCGAACAGCGCTTGACCGATCCGGAGCGGACATCGCCGCACGCGAAGATGCCGGGGTGGCTGGTTTCCAAGGCACGTGGCGGGCGGCTCGCGTCCTTCCACGCCGGTGAGTCGGCGACCGCGGGGCCGGTCTTGATG
Coding sequences within it:
- a CDS encoding glucose 1-dehydrogenase, with protein sequence MMKTHSGKVIIVTGGTAGIGRATAIAFAAQGASVVVAGRRESEGAESVALIEQAGGKGLFVRTDIAEEADIENLVSTTLDKFGRLDFAFNNAGVHLEGAPITEVTAEIIQRTLAINVGGVALCLKHQIPAIQKSGGGCIVNNASVLGIRPIPNCAIYNASKSAVIGLTKSAALENAKSGVRVNAVCPAVIETDMTAGLRGDPQVQAYMTGLHPVGRFGKPEEVAEAVLYLCSPLSGFTTGIALGVDGGFGM
- a CDS encoding histidine phosphatase family protein, coding for MSITRIFLIRHGATVLTAEDRFAGSTDVELSDEGRTQVRRLAERLSLIPVDAVYASPLGRTMETASILAAPHGSKVVARDGLKEISHGHWEQLTRREVEQAYPEEVTAWDRDPFTYAPPGGETGLEVTARALPALLDIVKNHQGKPVIVVSHKATIRLLLSSLLGFDPRRYRDNLDQDPAALNIVDFKDPVRARLMLFNDSSHYSESGLAIPDIAGACLSKWWSTETAESGAQ
- a CDS encoding alpha/beta hydrolase encodes the protein MKRPIVLVHGLWVTPHCWDKFRSYYESRGHQVLTPAWPGVSDDAAAMRRDASSLNSVGAEQVIEHYAEIIRGLPEAPIIIGHSYGGVITQVLIDRGLGAVGVAIDSVPPKGVYILPLSTYLALLPAFLKPATLRGTFLFTLRQFWKVFANTLSETEVREAYESVAIPASGRAIFQAALANFMVNAPTFVDFANDKRSPLLLIGGEKDVIMPSALNRKNFRKYRSSAITEFKEFPGRSHYIIAESGWEEVADYALSWATAQADSRESASPPIPVSA
- a CDS encoding sensor histidine kinase gives rise to the protein MTLPSKPWQVVLIGSLVVAAIGAVDMRIEPQLGSAFFYMLPILLVTRHASARTSIVFSIVATWVSLYADLVTSGPEVPVYVPYWNVMLRFGVLMVPVWLVISLRKLNETLEARVHDRTARLEDEVKERLKLERRILDARESEQARIGQDLHDGLCQQLVATAFSAALLQRSLEDKAAPEAVQAERIAKSIDESIGQARDIAKGLHPVPLEEEGLETALRDLARSTSKHTGIRCIAEVSGKPSSLDKAYAIHLYRIAQEALSNAVKHASASMIMIRFSSNGGDFDLMVEDDGHGIGNSSRGGGMGLHTMDYRARTIGAEMNISSGKDGGTLVRCVSSPPSTIG
- a CDS encoding alpha/beta fold hydrolase, whose product is MSTITTKDGTTIYYKDWGPKDGPIVTFSHGWPLTADAWEAQMFHLASHGFRCIGHDRRGHGRSSQPWDGNHMDQYADDLAELFEQLDVKDAVMIGHSTGGGEVARYIGRHGTKRVKKAVLMGAVPPIMLKTAANPGGLPMEVFDGFRAAYLADRAQFFLDVASGPFFGFNRPGAKVSQGLIQSWWLQGMMSGHKNAYDCIKAFSETDFTEDLKKIDVPTLIIHGDDDQIVPIGASAMISSKLVPNAELKIYPGGGHSLGDTAKDQLNSDLLAFARS
- a CDS encoding alpha/beta hydrolase; the protein is MSIHDVSHTLRRGKALADATGVLILIHGRGADAHDIAGVADYLPAQDLAILAPQATQFTWYPQRFFVPLEENEPWLSSGLALVDQLVNEARAAGIPDERIGIAGFSQGGCLALEYAHRNPRRYGLVAGMSSALIGPQGIARKPTDLLQTPVLLACADHDPHIPLPFVEESAGILSRSNAALTKQIFRGYDHTVFPEEIAWLSERISGWNKGA
- a CDS encoding ring-cleaving dioxygenase — protein: MKPEITGIHHVTAIASDPQRNIDFYAGLLGLRMVKKTVNFDDPSAYHLYYGDENGTPGSIVTFFYWPGHDARGRVGSGQTTALVFSAPEGSLGYWQERLEKRGVAVERKNRFGEEVLAFVDPDKIPVEIVAVANDSRSGWTGAGIPAEHALRGLHTAELTVAFPALTEGLLSIEMGFRLVKREGDRARFEAGPGGSGRYADVIQSSGPRGTGGSGTIHHIAWSVPDDETELKKQDELIKSGYQVSPVMDRDYFHSIYYREKGGILFEIATENPGFAVDEAPASLGTGLKLPKQHEHLRARIEQILPPLQSAASLS
- the rpiB gene encoding ribose 5-phosphate isomerase B produces the protein MKIAIGSDHAGFTYKREIIAQLRAKDITVIDVGTDSEAPVSYVPFIREVAEGVAAGTYDRGIVLGGSGNGEAMAANRIKGVRCALCWSVETAKLGRQHNDANVLSLGERVIDLRTAIAIVDAFLTTDFEGGRHVERIRELDE
- a CDS encoding YiiD C-terminal domain-containing protein; translation: MSPAEIEAFLHEKIPLAQAMGVRVESSEGEAFILTAPLEPNHNHLGTAFGGSLAALATLTGYACLWHALDDRDAHVVIRRSELDYRYPVRSTLRAICKRPVEAKLSAFRSTFSKAGKARITLEVTIEQEGQVCLGFRGVFVAIR
- a CDS encoding response regulator transcription factor produces the protein MTSTANDQARIVLVDDHPMVRERLAEVINREPDLSICGEAEDRAGALEVVEREKPRLAIVDLTLKRSNGLDLIKDLRVMYPELLILVLSMQDENLYAERVIRAGAHGYITKQEATRKILDAIRQVMAGKVFLSEELSAEILSRMLGKTKGAVRSLDVLSDRELQVFGLVGEGFGTRQIAEQLGLDVKTVETYRTRIKEKLELKDASELLRQAIAWRRDHPNE